A genomic stretch from Mya arenaria isolate MELC-2E11 chromosome 10, ASM2691426v1 includes:
- the LOC128205131 gene encoding carbohydrate sulfotransferase 15-like — MPFQYRPKRGYIVLVLFSAATLLLVHFTYHTYPEDVYSLHTNFKGITKGYSTNKAFNVTGKFASKNGSTYSASGRNTGNKSAPISTFYVRHIAAKKFPLIHFDLMKMEPFTFLEEYRNPCYAIEQTEDRKLPLQCIPYFYLIGAPKSGTTDLFRRLIKHREISEYVVKEPHWLTRKRFFSHKSKVPPHPYWSSYEKYFRAATGHIYAKKDPSGFHPVIVGDCSASTLWDNDYWTFLPEYKNLTEPLYTNADYIHHFNPDAKIIAIVRNPTDREAFTKDEINFMKE; from the exons ATGCCGTTTCAATATCGACCGAAGAGGGGATATATTGTTCTGGTGCTCTTTTCGGCTGCTACACTGTTGCTAGTGCATTTTACATATCACACTTATCCTGAAGACGTTTACAGTTTGCACACCAATTTTAAAGGCATAACAAAGGGGTACTCTACCAACAAAGCATTTAATGTAACCGGAAAATTCGCCAGTAAGAATGGTTCAACATATTCTGCTTCAGGAAGAAACACTGGAAACAAGTCAGCGCCCATAAGCACCTTTTATGTCCGCCATATTGCTGCCAAGAAGTTCCCATTGATACACTTTGACCTTATGAAAATG GAGCCGTTTACATTCCTCGAAGAATATAGAAATCCATGCTACGCTATTGAGCAAACCGAAGACCGGAAACTGCCTTTACAGTGTATACCATACTTTTATCTTATTGGTGCCCCAAAGTCCGGCACTACGGACTTGTTTAGGAGGCTAATCAAACACAGGGAAATCTCAGAGTATGTTGTAAAAGAACCACACTGGCTAACGAGAAAGAGATTCT TTTCACATAAGAGTAAAGTACCACCACACCCTTATTGGTCATCCTATGAGAAATACTTCCGCGCTGCAACAGGTCATATTTATGCAAAGAAAGACCCCAGCGGTTTCCATCCTGTTATTGTTG GCGACTGCAGTGCCTCCACCCTGTGGGACAACGATTATTGGACCTTTCTGCCAGAATACAAGAATCTCACTGAACCTTTATATACCAATGCCGAttatattcaccattttaatcCAGATGCCAAAATTATTGCGATTGTGAGAAATCCTACTGACAG agaGGCATTCACAAAGGACGAGATAAATTTCATGAAGGAGTGA